CGTTCAGGAGCACGTGGCCGTCCGTGGTGGTGCGGCCGTCGCAGCCGAAGAAGCGGGCGTCCACGAAAACTCGGCGTGAGGCGTCAGCGGTGTACCTTGCCACGGCATACTCACCCTTTGGTCCCGGATGCAGGCTGAACTCCCTAGGCTCCCAAACGATACCGAGCGTGCGGGTCTGAGTGTCGCTTTGGTTGAAGACGGCGCAGGGCTCGCCTGTGCCGAGCTTGGAGGCCCTTTGAGCGCGCAGCGCCCCGAGCGGGCTGATCAGCCATTCGGGGTGGTGCGTTGCCAGCCACGTGCCCGGCGCAACGCGCTCCGGCTCGAACCAGACCAGGGTCTTCATTCCGTTCTTTCGGGCGTGGTCGCTGATCGGCTTGAAGCCCCTCGGGAAGCGCTTGGGATCGGGCTCCCAGGTGCCCACCTGCGGCCAACCCTGCTCCTGGATGTACCAGCCCGCGTCCATCCACCAGTAGTCCAGGGGGATGCGCTCCTCCTTGTAGCGGTCGATGTGCATGATCTGGTTGGCCTCGTTCGCCCCGATCATTTCGCCATAGGCACGGCTGCTGCTGGCCTCCAACATGGGTTGGGGGAGCTTGCCGCCCGGTTTGGGCATACCATAGGCCATCATCCAGCGCCGCCATTGGTTCTGCCCGTCGATCCAGTCGCCTTTGTAGCGCTGGACCACCATCAGCGGCGAGCGGACTTCTTCGCCCGGGTGAAGCTTGAAGTGGGTCAATTCCTGCCCGGCGCGAACCCGAAGGGTGCTGCCCGCGTCTCGGGCGAACGTCGAAGTCCATTGCCCGGGCCAGCCCACGACGATCAGCGCGCCGCCGCCATCATAGGCCAGATTGAAATAGGACATGTCGGTGTTCGTCGGCCGCCCGCCGGCCGCGCCGATGCGCTTGAAGGCGTTTGGGCCCAAGGGGGTTTCCAGAGGGCCGTAGTCGCTCTTGCTGGCGGGAGAGCCCACGTTGTGATGGAGCAGGAACTCGCCGGCTCCCGTACGCACGAATGGCTGGTCGAGGGCCTGGATGTCCTGCAGGATCGGTGTGTCGGCTTTGCCCTCGTTCTTGAAGGTGAGGGTCCATTCCACGCAAGGGAAATCGGCGTACCAAACCTCGCGACTGGTGAGCAGGAGGTGCGAGGCAGGATCGCGCCAGGTTCTCACCACCTGCTTGCGGCCGGCGTCGAGGCGGCGGCTCGATGTGGCCGGCTTCCAGGTGGGTAGGAGACTCTGGGAGGAGCGTCCGCCATAGACGAAGGAGAACTCAGGCTGGGCGATCTTTAGTGGCTTGGACTTGTCGCCCTGGCTGAGGGGAAGAGTCGCGGCGGCCACCGCCGCCAAGAGCCCGAACAGGAATCCGGCCATGCGGCAAGGTTACTTGCTTTCTGGCGATAGTGGGTGGCTATAGCCCGGACCTCATGCAACCCGAGGAGTGCCTCCCACTTTGTTCCTTCCGCGATCCGCCGCGCATCGCACCGATGACGCCAAAAGACGATGGTTGCGGACGCAATGGCGCGGTTTCAGGACGGTGCAGGGGCGGCCCTGTGTGAGGCGGGCTTCCTCTCTAATGGGCCCTGTTGCAGCTCCTCTAATGACATATTCAGATCGTGACCTACACTCATCGATACTATGAATAAAAGTATAGAATCCTCACTATCCACCGATTTAGCTTAGGACCTAAGTACACTGCTCTTTCGTACGTTGGAGGTATACCGATGTCCCCTAAGAGAGCTCCCAAAAAAGTTTGCTTCACTGTCATCTTGGCTTCAACTAGTTTTCTTCTCGCGATAGTCGGCTGTGGGGGATCCGGCAGCGTTGCACCCATTATCAGCGATCCGGCGGGCTATGTTTCGGCCCAGGGCATTCCAGGTGGAAAGGCCTATGACAAGTTCTGGGCGAAGGAGGTCGGCTGGGATCAGGACGATCCCAACCTCTCGATCTTCAATGCCTTTCCCGACTTCTTCCGCTGCAAGCAGTGCCACGGATGGGACCTGCTTGGTACAGGAGGGGCCTACATCAATCGGGCAGCCAAGACCAGTCGGCCGAATGTTTCATCGGTCAACCTCGCGG
The genomic region above belongs to Armatimonadota bacterium and contains:
- a CDS encoding alpha-galactosidase: MAGFLFGLLAAVAAATLPLSQGDKSKPLKIAQPEFSFVYGGRSSQSLLPTWKPATSSRRLDAGRKQVVRTWRDPASHLLLTSREVWYADFPCVEWTLTFKNEGKADTPILQDIQALDQPFVRTGAGEFLLHHNVGSPASKSDYGPLETPLGPNAFKRIGAAGGRPTNTDMSYFNLAYDGGGALIVVGWPGQWTSTFARDAGSTLRVRAGQELTHFKLHPGEEVRSPLMVVQRYKGDWIDGQNQWRRWMMAYGMPKPGGKLPQPMLEASSSRAYGEMIGANEANQIMHIDRYKEERIPLDYWWMDAGWYIQEQGWPQVGTWEPDPKRFPRGFKPISDHARKNGMKTLVWFEPERVAPGTWLATHHPEWLISPLGALRAQRASKLGTGEPCAVFNQSDTQTRTLGIVWEPREFSLHPGPKGEYAVARYTADASRRVFVDARFFGCDGRTTTDGHVLLNGRPLWNGKVDRPAGKDEALCRLQVDLNPGDTLDFVVGYGNGAFHYDTTGLTVRLSEREGAAPFAALGRMPSHSVAGTGWTFGWLPPAPAPDASAFSKFDKEVEGGNSGNRLLYLGNPQALKWLIEHVDGLITKNGIGLYRQDFNFDPLEFWRSNDAPDRQGITEIKHVTGYLAYWDELRRRHPNMLIDSCASGGRRNDLETMRRSVPLWRSDYAFEPIGHQCMTYGISMWLPYHGTGTVAQVDAPYYGGGPTGVDPYAFWSNTAPSLGLGIDIRERGLDYETLRKLIGDWRATEPYCYGDYYPLTPYSQAEDVWIAWSFVMPKGKSALVMAFRRQKEPTGKVRLVLRGLDPKTSYTVRARTNGVKTTTRASGMSLMREGLDIEVTKVPGVAVLELTSG